Part of the Gemmatimonas sp. UBA7669 genome, AGCGGGATCTCCACTTCGGTGCCGTCCTTGGCCACCTGCGTGGCGGCAAACACCTGACGCGCCTCGCGCTCGAGTTCGCGCGCGTTCTGTGAGTAGCGTGCCGAGATGTGCGTGAGCACCAGCTGCCGCACACCCGCGGCCTTTGCCACCTCGGCGGCTTCACGCGCCGTGCTGTGCCCGGTTTCCAGCGCACGCTGCGCTTCCTCGTCGGCAAAGGTGGCCTCGTGGATGAGCACGTCGGCGTCCTGCGCCGCGGCAATGGTGGCCGCGCAGGGGCGCGTGTCACCCGTCAGCACGATGCGCCGTCCACGACGTGGTTCGCCCACCAGCACCGAGGCCGGGATGATGCGACCGTCCTCGAGCGTGACGGACTCACCGCGATGAATGCGCCCCCAGAGCGGACCCTCCGGAATGCCCAGCTCACGGGCCAGATCGGGGTTGAATCGCCCCTTTCGCTCCTCTTCGATCAATGCATAGCCCAGTGACACCGAGGGCCCGTGCTCAACGGGAAAGGCCTCAATGCGGTACTCACCGCGTGACAGCGAGGCTCCACTGTCGAGCTCGGTTATGTCTATGGGAAATGTGGTGCGCTCGCCACCCAAACTGATGCATTGACGCAACGTCTTGGCCGCTCCACGGGGGGTCCACACCCGCAGCCGCTCCGTTCGCGCCTGGAGGGACAGCGTACGGATGAGTCCGGTAACACCGAGGATGTGGTCGGAGTGCGTGTGCGTAATGAAGAGGTCTTCAAACGCAAACGACACCCCGTAGCGCATCATCTGACGCTGTGTGCCCTCGCCGCAGTCGAAGAGCATGGTCTGCCCTTCCCGAATGATGGCAAGGGAACTGACCCCCCGTTCAACGGTGGGGCGGGAGGCGGCGGTGCCGAGAAAGCGGACGAGCAAAGGCATGGCCCCAATATAGGCGGGTCGGCCGTTGGACCCGGCCCTGAAGCCGGCGTCACCCGCGCCGGAGGGCAGGTGGTGGACTCATGTGGAAACCTCAGCTGCGGGTCAACCTGACTGAGCGGTCCGGCCCGCCCTTTGCAGAGAGATGTGTGTGAGTTCCCTGCGACGACTGCAGGTGCCGCCTGGCGCCGCGCGGCCGCTGCATCAATCGTTCACTTCCGGACGGCCGGGGGGCGTATGACCGGAAAGAGCCGACGCGGATTCGCGTCCATGGACCCCGCGCGACAGCGCGAGATTGCCAGTAAGGGTGGGCGTGCAGCCCACGAGATGGGAACGGCCCACGAGTGGTCGTCGGATGAAGCCCGCGAGGCGGGTCGGAAGGGTGGCGTGACCGTGAGCCGCGACCGCGCGCACATGGCGGCCATTGGTCGCGAGGGGGGCGAGTCGCGTTCGGCAGCGGCGCGCACGGCTCGTACGCAGCAGCCCGTGCGCGGCAGTGAGCGCGGCGGTGAACGCGAAATTCCCATGCCCATTGCTGCACGCAGCGATGCGCGGGGCGATTCGCGGGGCGATTCGCGGGGCGATTCGCGGGCGGATGTCGGCCGCGATCGTGTGCCGGCGGTCCGGCCGGCCATCCCCATCGATCGTGGCAAGACCGAGGGACCACGCGCGTCCACTTGAGTGTTGCTTTCCATTCGTAAGTCGTAGGACAACGGCGCCGAGTTCTCCGTGAGAACCTCGGCGCCGTTGTTTTTCTGGCTGAAGTGGATTCTGCCCGATCCGTGTCATCCGCGACAAGGTAGCTCGACCCAAACGGCCTCTCTCTGCGCCCTCCGTCCCTCCGTCACTCTGCGTGAGCTGTTGACGGTCTGGCTTCTGCACCGACGCTTGTTGCCAAGGCGAGATCGTCAACAGCTCACGCAGAGAAGGGGAGGAAGGGAGGGCGCAGAGAGAACCGGCTCGGGTTGCACAGCCTTGTCGCGGATGACGCGGATTGGGCGGAAACCACACGGATCAATCATGAGAGCCAATCCGTAGACGATCGACCTCTCTGCGCTCTCTGCGGTTCTCTTGCAGTTCTCTGCGTGAGCTGTTGACGGTCTGGCTTCTACACCGACGCTTGTTGCCAAGGCGAGATCGCTAACAGCTCACGGAGATAAGGAAGAAAGGAGGTCGCAGAGAGCAGCTGTCTGGGTTGAACCGCCTTGTCGCGGATGACGCGGATTGGGCGGAAACCACACGGATCAGACATGAGAGCCACTACACACCCGTGCGGGCCCTTTTCTGCTACGGAGTGCGCGTGCAGCTAGGCGGGAAAGCGCGTCGCCAGCGCATCCAATCGTGTGCGGTCGACATTGCGACCGGAGACCAGCGCCACCACCGGTCCATGACTCGAGAATGCCAGCGCTTCCGGCCCGGCGCCATCACGCAACATGCAGCCGTGTTGCAGCGCAGCCACCGTCACGGCGCCCGCGCCTTCCACGGTGAGCCCCAGCGTGCGCTCGAGCCACAGCATGCTCCGTGCGAGATCGTCTTCGCGCACGAGGCCCAGTTGGTCGGCGCAGGTCTGACCGATGTGCAGTGCGTCTTCATCGACCTGCCCGGCGAGGCCATCGGCCAGCGTGGGAGTGACGGGAATGTCCACCACCTGGCCGGCGCGCACGCTCCGGGTCATGGCCGATGTTTCTTCGCTCTGCACCCCGATGACTCGCACCTCTGGGGCGAGACGACGCAGTACGGCGCCCATGCCACCCAGCAAGCCGCCGCCCCCGGTGCAGATGAGCACCGTGCGCACATCGGGACGCTCAGCGAGAATCTCCAGCGCGACGGTGCCCTGTCCGGCCAGCAGGTCGAGCCCGAGACAGGGATTGATGAAGCGCAGCCCCTCGCGCTCCGCGTGCGCCTTGGCCAGCACCATGGCCGCGTCGTAGTCGGGCGCGTCGTCATTGACCACCGCGCCCAGGGCGCGAATACCGTCCTTCTTGACCTGTGGGGCGGTGCTGGGCACATAAAGCATGGCCGGCGCCCCGAACGCCTGCGCGGCAAATGCCACCCCCAGACCATGATTGCCGGCGCTCGAGGCCACCACACCCCGCGATCGATCCTCGGCGCTCATGCGTGAGAGCACGGTGTACGCTCCGCGCACCTTGAATGAGCCGGTGGGGTTCTCCAGTTCGAGCTTGAGCAGCACCTCCACACCCAGCGCCTCGGACAGCGGCGCGCAGGGAACAAGGCGGCTCGGCTTCATGATGGCCTGCAGCCCGGCGGCGGCGGAGTGCACCGATTCGACTGCAGGCAGGATGCGAGGATCGAGCGTGGTCATGCCTGGAATGTACTGTGCGGGCCCATGGCTCTGCCTACAGCAGTCGTGTGCCCTGCACGCGGGCGATGTAGCCTGCCACGTCGAACTTGAGCTTCGCGCGTGACGTGACCATGGGCCGGATGCCACCCCAGATTGGCTTGTTGCCCCAGGGCCGGTCCCAGAGCCCGAGACACCACATGATGCCGCCCACGCTGTTCGGATCCCGTCCGTCGAGCGCGTACTTGTCGTTGAGGTGAAACAGCCAGGCGCGCGCCTGCTCGTACGACTCCGTCCAAAGCAGCACCGTCTTGCCCCAGAGCATGCGCGGATAGTTGTGAATGATGCCCTCGTTCACCAACTCTGTCTGCGCTGCGTTCCACAGGGCGTCGCCCGTGCGCGCCTGCTCCAGCGTGTCGAGGTCATAGAGCACAGGCCGCGGGTCGTTGACGTGCTCCTGCATGGTGCGCTGCACCCATGCGGGCAGGCTGTCCAACTGATCGAAACGCGGCGTGCGGATGCACCAGTTGAACGACAGCTCGCGCCAGGTGGTGACCTGTTGCACGAAGGCGTCGACACTGGCGCGGTCTGCGCCGGACATGCGCGCCGCGCGCACCACTTCAGCGCCTGAGACGTGCCCGAAGTGCAGGTAGGGCGAAAGGCGCGACGTGCCCAGCGCGTCACTGGCTTCGTTGCGATGCGTGTCGTAGCCCGGCAGCGCCTGCTGCACGAAGCGCGAGAGATGCTGCAACGCGGCGCTTCGTCCTCCGGACATGGGTAGCGCCCGCACACTGTGGTCGATCTCGCAGCCGGCCACGGCGGCCGCAATCTCTTCGTCGCTCATGCGCGCGAGCGGCAGCGCGACCAGTCCGCCGCCTTCAGCCACGATAGCACGCAGTGACGCGGCAAGCGACGGGGACACCGCCACGGTGGGCCAGGCCTCAGCCATCGGCTCGAGACTGTGATCGAGCACCTTGGCAATCTTGGGGCGAATGGTGCGGGCGGCGAATTCCGCCTTCTCAAAGAGCCCGCTCGGCACCGAGCACACACTGTCGATGGCCAGCACACGGCAGTCGCAGCGTTCAGCCAGTCGCAGGCTGCGCTCCAGCACACCCGCCGTGGGAAACAGGTCGGTGAACACCACATAGGCTCGCGCGGCGAGGCGATCGACAACCCGCCGATCATCGTCGCGCCGGGCACGCAGCACGAACTGGTAGTGCAGTCCGAGCGATTCAGCGCGGCGTGCCGTCTCACGTGCACCCTGCAGCATGAACGTGTGGTGACGGTCGCTCGCGTGCGGATACGTGGGGTCGAGCCCCTGATGAATGACGAGCGGCAATTGCAGGCGGTTGGCCGTGCGTATCGCTGCGCGCAGCGCCCAGTTCTCGTCGAGGCGATGTGTGGATTGCATCCAGTACAGCACGTACTCGCCGCCTGGGCGATACGTCTTGCCGTTCAGGTCGCGTGTGCGCGGCACGAGTTGGTCGCGCACATAGTCGCTGTCGAGAGCGTGCATCGTCGTCGGCATGGCTGGCGTCATCATACGGGTGCGCAACGCGTGCGCACCAGCGGCGGTGCCCGCGGCACTACCCGCGCCGTGGTTGGTCGGTCATTGCCTACCTTGACACTCGACTGCGACCGGCTAGCTTCCCGTCTGTTACCGGTATGGCCCCGCGCCGTTGGAGCGGGGCCTTTGCTGTCCGGGACATCTGGGGCTGTAGCTCAGCTGGGAGAGCGCTGCATTCGCATTGCAGAGGTCAGGGGTTCGAGCCCCCTCAGCTCCACTTGGTAGGCCGGTTTGCTGGGTAGTTTTCGGCCAAACTGACCGAACTGTGACAGAAAACCCACTGGTGTGACGCCGGAACCCGGTGCATCGTCCAGTGTACAACGAGACAAGCCCGCCGCTGATCCGTAGGACGGAGAGTTCCAAAGACAGCGCGCGTGGCACCTGTGTAACCCCCCGACCGGCAACGGTGCGGGGGGTTCGCTTTTTTCTGTCGGGTGCGCAGCAGGCGCTGGCTCAGGGCCCCGTGTCGCCACCGCCCAGAATGGCCGCACCATCCCGCCGCATGGCCTGCATGAGCTCCACGAAGAGGCGGTTCTCTTCGTCCTCCACTTGGCCAGCAAAATCACTCATGGCGGTGAAGCCCAGGCTGCCGAGAAAGCGCATGATGGCGCTTTCGCGCACATGGGTGTTGAGCACCCGCTCGCTCAGCGTCTGTCCGTCAGGGCCCGTGCGCAGTCCCAATTTGAAATAGGTGCCCGAGCCTTCGAAGGGGCTCTTGATGGCGCTGCTGAGCATCTTCTCGGCAAAGAGCGGCAGATGCCACTTGGGCTCGCGCGTAAAACGCATGGCCCAGGCCCGCTCGCGCGGCGTGTCGATGTGCACGAACTCGCCGTGCAACTCCGTCACACCCACCATCCAGGGGCCAAACTTGGCCAGGGCATCAACACTGATGTTGAGCGTGTCCGGCATGCGCGGCGGTGCACCTGTTGCACTGCGATTGATGGGCAGCAACTCACCACGCAGTGAGCGGAAGCGCATGGTCAGCACCCGGTTCACTGCGCGCGCATCAAACCACTCGGCGCCCGTGTTGTCCGTGAGCCGATAGCGATAGCGCGAGGGCTCCACGTACTTGGCCAGGAAGCGCGCGTACGCGGGAAACCAGGGGCGAATGCCCTCGCTGTCCACACGCATCTGCAACGTGATCAGCGTGGAGCCGTCGTTCTGCGGAACGGTGAAAATCGAGTCGAGTCGCACCATGCGTCCGACCACGGCCATGCTGCGCGGCGATGCGGCACGATAATCCACACGCAGCGCCTGCGCCGGACGCTCGGCGCTGGCAAAGAGTGCCTTGATCATGTCCTCCATGCGACCCGGCGGCATGCTGCCCACGTGATGCTCCACGGCCGTCTGCCAGGTCCAGAGATCACTGGCTCGCTGTGTGAGGCTGATGTCGTGGCGTTGATCGCCAAGCCGCGAGGGTACGGGCAAGTTGCTGCCGGCCTCGAACACGTAGCGATTGCCCACGAAGCGACCCTGATATTCCACGCGTCGCTCGGCCCCGCTGCGGCTGGTGCGCAAACCCGTCCACACCGAGGTGTCGCCCACCACCTTGGATGGCGCGAAGGCGTAACGCGCCATGCGCAGACGTGACTGCTGCACCTTGCGGCTGCGCGTGACGTTGGTGAAACGGTACTCGAACCCGGTCGTGAGCCCGTCGAGGTTGGCGCGGGCGGTGGCCGGGTCGCTGCCGGCGGCCAGGGCCGCCCCACGGCAGCCCGTCGTGCCGACCAATACCGCGGCCAGCCCCAGCGCGAGGGCAGGGCGTCGGGCGAACCGGAGAGAAATGGGCATGAAGTAGAAGTACGCCACTCGACGCCATGTATACCAGCGGGGTTTAGATTGCATGGTCATCCTTACCCGTACACTCGTGTCCGAAACTCCGAATTCCGTTTCGTCCCCGCTGCCGACGCCGTCTGTGACGCCGCCGGCAGTCCCGTCAGCAGAGCTGCCCGCCGACGCGAGCGCTGCCGCTGGCCCTGGCGCTGCGCCACGCCGCGATTTCATTCGCGAAATGGTGGCGGAGGACGTGGCCACCGGTCGCTTTGGCCGTGCACCCGCCACGCGTTTCCCGCCGGAGCCCAACGGCTTCCTGCACATGGGACACGCCAAGTCCATCTGCCTCAACTTCGGCATCGCGAAGGAGTTTGGCGGCACCTGCAATCTGCGATTCGACGACACGAATCCGGCCACGGAAGACATTCGCTACGTCGAGTCCATCAAGCGCGACGTGCAGTGGCTTGGGTTCCAGTGGGACGGCGAGTACTACGCCTCGGACTATTTCGAGAAGCTATACGAAATCGCCGAGTCGCTGGTGCTGCGTGGCAAGGCCTACGTGGACGACCAGAACGAGGAGCAGATCCGCACCAACCGCGGCACCGTCACCTCGCCGGGCACGCCGAGTCCCTGGCGTGATCGGTCACCCGAGGAGAATCTCGACCTGCTGCGTCGCATGAAGGCGGGTGAGTTCCCCGACGGGTCGCGTGTGCTGCGCGCAAAAATCGACATGGCGCATCCCAACATGGTGATGCGTGATCCGCTGCTGCTGCGCATTCGGCACGCGCATCACTATCGGCGCGGCAACGACTGGTGCATCTACCCGCTCTATGACTTCGCCCATGGTCTGAGTGACGCCATCGAGGGCATCACGCGTTCGCTGTGCACACTGGAGTTCAAGGACGCGCGCGACATCTACGACTGGCTGGTGCACGAGGCGGGGTATGTGAATCCGCCCACGCAGATCGAGTTCGCGCGACTCGAGCTCGACTATACTGTGCTGAGCAAGCGCAAGCTGCTGCGGCTGGTGAACGAGGGGCACGTGAAGGGCTGGGATGATCCGCGCATGCCCACCATTGCCGGCATGCGTCGGCGTGGCGTGCGGCCCGAGGCCATTCGTGCCTTCGCCGAGGTCATTGGTGTGGCGCGCAAGGACGCGCGGGTGGAGTACGCCACCTACGAGCATGCGGTGCGCAACGACCTCAACATGGAAGTGCCGCGTCGTCTCTGTGTGCTCAACCCGCTCAAGGTGGTGCTCACCAACTACCCCGAAGGCCAGGTCGAGCAGCTCGAGGCGCAGGACTATCCGCACGACGTGCCCAAGACCGGTTCGCGCACGGTGCCGTTCTCACGCGAGCTGTATGTGGACCGCGACGACTTCATGGAGGATCCGCCGAAGAAGTTCTATCGGCTGGCGCCGGGCCGTGAAGTGCGCCTGCGTTTCGGCTATCTCATTACCTGCAACGAGGTGGTGAAGAACGAGGCGGGCGAGGTGGTGGAGCTGCGCTGCACCTACGATCCCGCCACGCGCAGCGGCAACGCGCCCGATGGCCGCAAGGTGCAGGGCACCATTCACTGGGTCAGCGCACCACACGCGGCGAGCGTGGAAGTGCGTCTCTACGATCGCCTCTTCACGCAGCCCGACCCGGATCAGGTGCCTGAGGGGCAGGACTTCCTGAGTGTGCTCAACCCGGAGTCGCTGGTGGTCATTCCTGACGCCAAGGCGGAACCGAGCGTGCTGAACGACCCGTTGGGGTCGCGCTACCAGTTCGAGCGCGTGGGCTATTTCTACGCTGAGCCGGAGGACAGCACGAGCGAGAAGCGGGTATTCAATCGCATCGTGGGGTTGCGCGACAGTTGGGCGAAGGAAGTGAAGAAGGGGTGAAGGGTATGCCCGCCACATCACCCCGTCTCTGGACGGTTGAGGAGGTTCAGGCTCTGCAGGAGCATGACCCGCACCACCGGTATGAGGTGGTGGACGGGGAACTGCTTGTGAGCCCGTCACCGAGGCGTTCACATCAGCGTGCAGTGACCCATTTGCTGCGCGTGCTGAGTGAGTACGCGGAACGGAGCGGGCTAGGTGAGGCACTGACCTCGCCCAGTGACGTGTTCTACGATGAGCAAACCTCCGTGCAGCCGGACGTCTTCGTTATCCCCCTTGTGAACGGGCGGCCTGCCACGGACGAAATGGTGATGCGTCCGATGCTCGTGGTCGAGGTGCTCTCCCCTAGCACGGCTCGATATGATCGGCTGACCAAGCGTCGGTTCTATCAGCGGATGAAGTTTGAGTATTGGATCGTTGATCTCGATTCGGAGCTTATCGAGCGATGGACACCGGAGGCCGAGCGCCCGGAGATCTGCGCGGATCGGCTCGTATGGCAGCCTGTTGTCTCCGTTGAGCCGCTGGTGCTGGACGTGCCAGCCTATATGCGAAAGGCCCTTGGGGTTGCCGGAGGACAGGGGCCGTCCCATCGGTCCTGAGCCCCCGCTGCCCCTTCCCCTCGAGGCGGGTTCGCCTATATTAGGAGGCTCACCGGTTCCTTGGGCCGGGTGAAGCCAGCTGCCCCTTAGCTCAACTGGCAGAGCGTCTGACTCTGGATCAGAAGGTTCCTGGTTCGACCCCAGGAGGGGCAATACGATAAGGCCGTGTTCCGTAAGCAGTTACGGGATGCGGCTTTTTCGTTCACTTCGGACTCATTGAGGACCACATGCCGTCTGCGTCGATCGTGGGATTGATCCTTCTGTCTGTTCTTGGCGCTGGTGCCGCGCAGGCCCAGCACGTCACCCGTACTGCGCTGGCCTACCGCAGCCTGTCAGAGCCAGGCACGCCGTTTCAGGCGGTCCACGTCCTGGACAGCGTGGCGGTCAAATCGAACAAGACGCGGAACGCGTGGATGGGTATTGCCGTCGGGGCTGCGCTTGGTGGCAGCACCGCATATGTCCTGAGCAAGCGAAGCTGCTCAAACGTGTGTGACGACCCCGCACCGGTCATTGCACCCACGGTCCTTTTCACGATACTTGGCGGCATCGGAGGAGGTACCGTGGTCCATTTGTTCGGTCGGTCGAGGAGGGCACCCGGCGCCAAGGCCCTGAGCGTGTCTCAAGTCGCCTCTCGCAGACTTCGCTGACAAGAGGGCTTGGTGTTTGCTTCGGTGGCCAGCGCCGCCTCAGTGATGCTGGTGACTCCCGCGCATGCTGCCGTTGGCGATGCCCAGATGATGCACCGTGTGATGATCGCCGAGCGTGAGCATGCCCACGAATCCCAGTGCGCGGATGCGCGACTGCATGGTGCGGTCATCGGTGCGCGTCGCACGAATGGTGACGCGCGCGCCGGTCGGTGTGCTGGTCGCGCTCCACGTGAACCCATCAGCGGGTGCGATGGTGGCGCCGTGCGACAGCGCCATGCGACGGATGGCCTCGCGCACGCGACCGGTACCCTGCACGTCGAATACGGCACCGCCTTCCACCGGCGTCATGCGCACCTCGGCGCGCAGGGTCACGTCGTCCATGTCGCGCAGATGCGCACGCAGGGCCTCGAGGTCCACCTTGCTCCAGTCGGTGGTCGGATCGGCGTCGAGCAGCCGTACAATCTCCGCGATGGTGGCAAAGGCCTCCTGCCCGGCGCGGGTGGGGCGGGCCGATGCGGTGGCGGTCGGCGGTTCATGCGTCATACCCGGCTGATGCGTCATGCCCGGCATGTGCTGCATAGCTGATGGCGCTGACGCTGGCGCTGACGCTGGCGCTGACGCTGGCGCTCGCTCCGCGGCCGCCATCGCGCCGCCGTGCATGGCCGCCATGCCGCGCTTCACGAGCTCCGTGATCTCCGCGGCGTGCTGCTGCAGCAAGGCCACGGTGGCCGGGTCGTCGGATGTCTCCACGACCTCCATACCCTTGGCGGTCGCCTGGGCCTGTCGGACAATCTTCTTGCCGTTCTGCAGCACTCCGCGCAGCGCCGGTGTGGACATGGGCAGGTTCGGATCGTGACCCGCCGCCACGAACGCGCCCGTCATGGTCACGTGACGCTGAATCTGCGTCACCATGGTCGGGTCGTCGGACTCCGTGACTGTGCGTACGCCGTTGGGCAGGTTGACCACCGTGCGACGCAGCTTGTCGTGGTTGACCATGAGCTGGTGCACCACCTGCATGACTTCGGCGGTAGTGGAGTCCCGGTGCA contains:
- the rnz gene encoding ribonuclease Z — protein: MPLLVRFLGTAASRPTVERGVSSLAIIREGQTMLFDCGEGTQRQMMRYGVSFAFEDLFITHTHSDHILGVTGLIRTLSLQARTERLRVWTPRGAAKTLRQCISLGGERTTFPIDITELDSGASLSRGEYRIEAFPVEHGPSVSLGYALIEEERKGRFNPDLARELGIPEGPLWGRIHRGESVTLEDGRIIPASVLVGEPRRGRRIVLTGDTRPCAATIAAAQDADVLIHEATFADEEAQRALETGHSTAREAAEVAKAAGVRQLVLTHISARYSQNARELEREARQVFAATQVAKDGTEVEIPLTEELAAALSSPTV
- a CDS encoding threonine ammonia-lyase; translation: MTTLDPRILPAVESVHSAAAGLQAIMKPSRLVPCAPLSEALGVEVLLKLELENPTGSFKVRGAYTVLSRMSAEDRSRGVVASSAGNHGLGVAFAAQAFGAPAMLYVPSTAPQVKKDGIRALGAVVNDDAPDYDAAMVLAKAHAEREGLRFINPCLGLDLLAGQGTVALEILAERPDVRTVLICTGGGGLLGGMGAVLRRLAPEVRVIGVQSEETSAMTRSVRAGQVVDIPVTPTLADGLAGQVDEDALHIGQTCADQLGLVREDDLARSMLWLERTLGLTVEGAGAVTVAALQHGCMLRDGAGPEALAFSSHGPVVALVSGRNVDRTRLDALATRFPA
- a CDS encoding deoxyribodipyrimidine photo-lyase produces the protein MPTTMHALDSDYVRDQLVPRTRDLNGKTYRPGGEYVLYWMQSTHRLDENWALRAAIRTANRLQLPLVIHQGLDPTYPHASDRHHTFMLQGARETARRAESLGLHYQFVLRARRDDDRRVVDRLAARAYVVFTDLFPTAGVLERSLRLAERCDCRVLAIDSVCSVPSGLFEKAEFAARTIRPKIAKVLDHSLEPMAEAWPTVAVSPSLAASLRAIVAEGGGLVALPLARMSDEEIAAAVAGCEIDHSVRALPMSGGRSAALQHLSRFVQQALPGYDTHRNEASDALGTSRLSPYLHFGHVSGAEVVRAARMSGADRASVDAFVQQVTTWRELSFNWCIRTPRFDQLDSLPAWVQRTMQEHVNDPRPVLYDLDTLEQARTGDALWNAAQTELVNEGIIHNYPRMLWGKTVLLWTESYEQARAWLFHLNDKYALDGRDPNSVGGIMWCLGLWDRPWGNKPIWGGIRPMVTSRAKLKFDVAGYIARVQGTRLL
- a CDS encoding glutamine--tRNA ligase/YqeY domain fusion protein: MPADASAAAGPGAAPRRDFIREMVAEDVATGRFGRAPATRFPPEPNGFLHMGHAKSICLNFGIAKEFGGTCNLRFDDTNPATEDIRYVESIKRDVQWLGFQWDGEYYASDYFEKLYEIAESLVLRGKAYVDDQNEEQIRTNRGTVTSPGTPSPWRDRSPEENLDLLRRMKAGEFPDGSRVLRAKIDMAHPNMVMRDPLLLRIRHAHHYRRGNDWCIYPLYDFAHGLSDAIEGITRSLCTLEFKDARDIYDWLVHEAGYVNPPTQIEFARLELDYTVLSKRKLLRLVNEGHVKGWDDPRMPTIAGMRRRGVRPEAIRAFAEVIGVARKDARVEYATYEHAVRNDLNMEVPRRLCVLNPLKVVLTNYPEGQVEQLEAQDYPHDVPKTGSRTVPFSRELYVDRDDFMEDPPKKFYRLAPGREVRLRFGYLITCNEVVKNEAGEVVELRCTYDPATRSGNAPDGRKVQGTIHWVSAPHAASVEVRLYDRLFTQPDPDQVPEGQDFLSVLNPESLVVIPDAKAEPSVLNDPLGSRYQFERVGYFYAEPEDSTSEKRVFNRIVGLRDSWAKEVKKG
- a CDS encoding Uma2 family endonuclease; protein product: MPATSPRLWTVEEVQALQEHDPHHRYEVVDGELLVSPSPRRSHQRAVTHLLRVLSEYAERSGLGEALTSPSDVFYDEQTSVQPDVFVIPLVNGRPATDEMVMRPMLVVEVLSPSTARYDRLTKRRFYQRMKFEYWIVDLDSELIERWTPEAERPEICADRLVWQPVVSVEPLVLDVPAYMRKALGVAGGQGPSHRS